One stretch of Comamonas testosteroni DNA includes these proteins:
- a CDS encoding HlyC/CorC family transporter, protein MSDPHPARLPEKEDKRSFLQKVAEFIHPAPESPDELIETLAEAEDNQVIGTESRVMLERVIRMADMSAGEVMVAAPRMDLINIDAPYEEILHQVLTTAHSRFPVYQGERENIIGILMAKDLLKLQRSPTLNIRALVRPAVFVPESKGLNDLLREFRANRNHLAVVIDEFGRVAGLVTIEDVLEEIVGEIEDEFDIPEDEGDIFALADNSYRVAGDASIEHVSEEFETSLHASDPDAEFDTIGGLIAHEIGHVPKRGEQIHLGGLEFTVLHTKGGAVRWFKVVRDPSSDSLVRN, encoded by the coding sequence GTGTCTGACCCCCATCCTGCGCGACTTCCCGAGAAGGAAGACAAGCGAAGCTTCCTGCAAAAGGTGGCTGAGTTCATCCATCCAGCACCGGAGTCTCCCGATGAACTGATCGAAACCCTGGCCGAAGCCGAAGACAATCAGGTCATCGGCACCGAGTCGCGTGTCATGCTGGAGCGCGTGATTCGCATGGCCGACATGAGCGCCGGAGAAGTCATGGTGGCCGCGCCACGCATGGATCTCATCAATATCGACGCTCCGTATGAAGAAATCCTGCACCAGGTTCTGACCACGGCGCATTCGCGCTTTCCGGTCTACCAGGGCGAGCGCGAGAACATCATTGGCATTCTCATGGCCAAGGATTTGCTCAAGCTGCAGCGCTCTCCCACCCTGAACATTCGTGCTCTGGTGCGCCCTGCCGTCTTCGTGCCCGAGAGCAAGGGCCTGAACGACCTGCTGCGTGAGTTCCGCGCCAATCGCAATCATCTGGCCGTCGTCATCGACGAGTTTGGCCGTGTGGCCGGCCTGGTGACGATTGAAGATGTGCTGGAGGAAATCGTCGGCGAGATCGAGGACGAGTTCGACATCCCCGAGGACGAGGGCGATATCTTTGCTCTGGCCGACAACAGCTATCGTGTTGCGGGCGATGCCAGCATCGAGCATGTGAGCGAGGAGTTCGAGACTTCGCTGCATGCCAGCGACCCCGATGCCGAGTTCGATACCATTGGTGGACTGATTGCCCATGAAATCGGCCATGTGCCCAAGCGCGGCGAGCAGATTCATCTGGGCGGGCTGGAGTTCACCGTGCTCCATACCAAGGGCGGCGCGGTGCGCTGGTTCAAGGTGGTGCGCGATCCTTCGTCAGACAGCTTGGTTCGCAACTGA
- a CDS encoding GNAT family N-acetyltransferase has protein sequence MNLPKDWLTSPWQAGSGWLRDMGKSHGAERRSPSLVPIRSLSPRHRDRITKHLLKLDARDRYLRFGYAANDEQVRRYVEQLDFERDDIFGIFNRRLELISMAHLAFAGHPEHEKCAEFGVSVLKSARGKGLGARLFARAVLHARSKNVSMMFIHALSENTAMLKIARNAGATVKREGSESEAYLELPPADFETHVSDLVTEHLGEMDYQLKKQAVNFWAFLAGVQEVRKGVQEGRHKSGE, from the coding sequence ATGAACCTCCCCAAAGACTGGTTGACATCGCCCTGGCAGGCCGGCTCCGGCTGGCTGCGAGACATGGGCAAGTCCCATGGCGCCGAGCGTCGCTCGCCGTCCTTGGTCCCCATCCGTTCGCTGAGCCCGCGCCACCGGGACCGCATCACCAAGCATCTGCTCAAGCTGGATGCGCGTGATCGCTATCTGCGCTTTGGCTATGCGGCCAACGACGAGCAGGTGCGCCGCTATGTCGAGCAGCTCGATTTCGAGCGCGACGATATCTTCGGCATCTTCAACCGCCGCCTGGAATTGATCTCCATGGCGCATCTGGCCTTTGCCGGCCACCCCGAGCATGAGAAATGCGCAGAATTTGGCGTTTCCGTGCTCAAGAGTGCGCGCGGCAAGGGACTGGGGGCACGTCTGTTTGCACGTGCAGTGCTGCATGCGCGCAGCAAGAACGTGAGCATGATGTTCATCCATGCGCTGTCCGAGAACACGGCCATGCTCAAGATTGCGCGCAATGCGGGTGCCACGGTCAAGCGAGAAGGTTCGGAATCCGAAGCCTATCTGGAGCTGCCGCCTGCCGACTTCGAGACCCATGTCAGCGACCTGGTGACCGAGCATCTGGGCGAGATGGACTATCAGCTCAAGAAGCAGGCCGTCAATTTCTGGGCTTTCCTGGCCGGTGTGCAGGAAGTGCGCAAGGGCGTGCAGGAAGGCCGGCACAAATCAGGCGAGTAA